The following proteins are co-located in the Nilaparvata lugens isolate BPH chromosome 14, ASM1435652v1, whole genome shotgun sequence genome:
- the LOC120354257 gene encoding sugar transporter SWEET1-like: MALEDYKDLVATVASVTTIAQFFSPIFICKEIIQKGNTKDIDAMPFIGGMVMSLLMLQHGMILNDPAMIPVNVAGFTLNFTYFAIYYLYSHERAVHRAVTVSRLHRPKKLFTL; this comes from the exons ATGGCTCTGGAAGATTATAAAGATCTAGTCGCTACGGTTGCTAGTGTTACAACGATTGCTCAATTTTTTTCACCAAT ATTCATATGCAAGGAGATAATACAGAAAGGCAACACCAAGGATATTGACGCCATGCCTTTCATAGGCGGTATGGTCAT GTCTCTACTAATGTTACAACACGGGATGATACTCAATGACCCCGCAATGATACCCGTTAATGTTGCCGGTTTCACCCTGAATTTCACTTATTTCGCCATCTACTACCTCTACTCACACGAGAGG gCCGTACACAGAGCTGTAACTGTCTCCCGGCTACACAGGCCAAAGAAGTTATTTACACTTTAA